The Tamandua tetradactyla isolate mTamTet1 chromosome 5, mTamTet1.pri, whole genome shotgun sequence genome window below encodes:
- the SMIM40 gene encoding small integral membrane protein 40, which yields MAEEEGNVDEEDVFLAFAHGPTPTRGPVCRALDKALFIFLALFLALLMLEAAYKLLWPLPWAKFGDWLLGTPEKEEELEL from the coding sequence ATGGCAGAAGAAGAAGGCAATGTGGATGAGGAAGATGTGTTCCTGGCATTTGCCCATGGTCCAACTCCAACCAGGGGTCCTGTGTGTCGGGCCTTGGACAAGGCTTTATTTATCTTCCTGGCCCTTTTTTTGGCACTGCTGATGCTGGAGGCTGCCTATAAATTGCTGTGGCCACTACCTTGGGCAAAATTTGGGGACTGGCTCCTGGGCACACCTgagaaggaggaggagctggAATTGTGA